A window of Natrinema versiforme contains these coding sequences:
- a CDS encoding response regulator, which translates to MSPPIEDAITVLLVEPNPGDARLFSESFEDANIASRIHTVTGGEAALDFVHQRGEHVDSPRPDMILLDFQLPDVDGADVLSELKSAEALRSIPVIVMTSSATEEDIARSYDLHANAYVQKPVEPDEFIELGRSFENFWLTFVRLPGE; encoded by the coding sequence ATGTCTCCACCGATCGAGGACGCGATTACCGTTCTGTTGGTCGAACCAAACCCCGGTGACGCGCGCCTGTTCTCCGAATCGTTCGAGGACGCGAACATCGCGAGCCGGATCCACACCGTCACCGGGGGCGAGGCGGCGCTCGACTTCGTCCACCAGCGCGGCGAGCACGTGGACAGCCCCCGACCGGACATGATCCTGCTCGACTTCCAACTCCCCGACGTGGACGGCGCGGACGTGCTCTCCGAACTCAAATCCGCAGAGGCGCTGCGCTCGATCCCCGTGATCGTGATGACGAGTTCGGCGACCGAAGAGGACATCGCCCGCTCCTACGACCTCCACGCGAACGCGTACGTCCAGAAACCGGTCGAACCGGACGAGTTCATCGAACTCGGCCGCTCGTTCGAAAACTTCTGGCTGACCTTCGTCCGACTCCCCGGCGAGTAG
- a CDS encoding TIGR01548 family HAD-type hydrolase, which yields MNADAVILDIDGVLVDVADSYRRAIVESVEAVYDRTIRKDDIQQFKDAGGFNNDWELTHAAALYVLATEEGYGESLSDFTDAIAANGGGLEAAETVVREAIGARATQRVTNRWDRERLRDVFQQLYLGDELYRGLEGGEPDLERETAGFIHDEPVLLEPEARDRLLEGYDVGVLTGRPEAEAEIALDRVGLDDAIPLDHRFTMDDWEEGKPHPRALTTLAERFDAESVVFVGDTLDDIRTAVNASEADPDREYRGIGVLTGGLTGAEGRRKYETEGAAAVLESINELPDWLES from the coding sequence ATGAACGCAGACGCCGTCATCCTCGACATCGACGGGGTGCTCGTCGACGTCGCCGACTCCTACCGGCGGGCGATCGTCGAGTCCGTCGAGGCGGTCTACGATCGGACGATCCGCAAGGACGACATCCAGCAGTTCAAAGACGCCGGCGGGTTCAACAACGATTGGGAACTGACCCACGCCGCCGCGCTCTACGTTCTTGCGACTGAGGAGGGGTATGGCGAGTCGCTGTCGGACTTTACCGACGCGATCGCCGCGAACGGCGGCGGCCTCGAGGCGGCCGAAACCGTCGTCCGCGAGGCGATCGGCGCGCGGGCAACCCAGCGCGTGACGAATCGGTGGGACCGCGAGCGGCTCCGCGACGTCTTCCAGCAACTGTACCTCGGCGACGAACTCTACCGCGGACTCGAGGGCGGCGAGCCCGACCTCGAGCGCGAGACGGCCGGCTTCATCCACGACGAACCGGTGTTGCTCGAGCCCGAAGCCCGGGACCGGCTGCTCGAGGGCTACGACGTAGGCGTCCTGACCGGCCGCCCGGAAGCCGAGGCCGAGATCGCCTTAGATCGGGTGGGACTCGACGACGCGATCCCGCTCGACCATCGCTTCACGATGGACGACTGGGAGGAGGGCAAACCCCACCCGCGCGCGCTGACGACGCTCGCGGAGCGGTTCGACGCCGAGAGCGTCGTCTTCGTCGGCGACACGTTAGACGATATTCGGACGGCGGTCAACGCCAGCGAGGCCGACCCCGATCGCGAGTACCGCGGGATCGGCGTCCTGACCGGCGGGCTGACCGGCGCGGAGGGGCGGCGGAAATACGAGACCGAGGGCGCGGCGGCGGTCCTCGAGTCGATCAACGAATTGCCCGACTGGCTCGAGTCGTAG